The Helianthus annuus cultivar XRQ/B chromosome 15, HanXRQr2.0-SUNRISE, whole genome shotgun sequence genomic sequence ATCGCGAGTATACCCTCTCACATAATCGTCTACTTATAGGTAGATCGCCTACACATATTGCACATACTAGTTCATGTATTTTATACCTATCATAAATCTaattatacatgcatacatactttCCAGTTTGCTCACAACACAATTGGTGTACCGTACTAATTTATACATATGGTTATCTAACCTTAGACATGCTCATAAACATTTTCCGTCTTTTCTCAAGCAAAACATATTTGTATATACAATTATAAGCACCTActtatttgtatatatatatatacatatatatatatacttgcaTATTCGTTTTCATGTAACATACATAACTTTTACGATCTTTATATAGGTTATACTACCCTCCAAAAGATTTACCGAGCCTTAACATAAGCCATAAAACCATACAAAAATTCGGAACGAACAAGGTACCAAAATCACACATATTAAACTGGCcactaccgtaagctacggtgactaccgtagcttacggtggcaccCAAAAAGGTTACGGTGGCAGTTTACTGCCTTACGGTGGAAGGATGGGCCTTCAGtacctaccgtagcttacggtggctaccgtaagctacggtagagCCCAGTTCAGCCTACCATTTTGATACTAAAACTTGCATAACTTGTTCCTTTCACATCTGAATCACTTGAAACTAGTTTCTAATTGTCCGCAAATCATTCCGTACATAAATGACCGAAATCCTTACCCCGGGTCCTTAATCATTACGAATTACATATCATTACATTACTTATGCACactattcgacccgtttaaaTTCACCCATTTGCTTTCTACTTAATTAACAATCTTTGTCTTACTAAAATATTACTTAAGCTAGTATTTCTGATTATTACATAATCTTATGAGATAAGCCATATTCATAAATATCAACATTTATTATACGTACTAAGAAGTGAATCGAAAttcacttaccttgagcgtccaaGTTCAAGCATCGGTTCCATGCTTACTTTTGACCCGTTAGCTTCCGTGCTTGAGTCCGTAGACATGTTATTTATCCTTACATGTCAATACATTGATATCCTTGTTAGCATACAAGACCACACATAACATCAATCACATTAAATCTATGCTCAACACTTGACTTTCATTAATCTATTTCTAACAAACATAAGGCATGTACTCAAAATCATATCTTTTCAAACTCATATAATTCATCATGTCATCACACATTCATATATTGATCTAACTACGTACCATATGACTTTTATAATCTTACAATTGTCAACCACATTCAAGCTAGTAATTTAACGTAATCTTAATATCCTTCTTTGCTAATAAGTCCTCAATCTATACCTTTAGTGCACATCCATATACAATTTACCATTAAGCCTCTAGTCCAATACATGATGTTTACCACATCATTTAAGTACGGAGTACAACTCCTAAGCATACTTTTTACCAACGTTGTTTTATCAACTAAATACCCATATATATTTCAACCAAAACGCATATCTCATGTTAACCTCTCGTTGATCACTTCATTAGTGCATTCATTGTGCACAATTTCATCTAAAATCATCAcataggcatttcatcaaacacttggtgggtGTACAACAAGTAAGGCACAATGAACAAGTATTTCATGCTCATCTTCTACCACATGTTTTCAATCATCAACAATAACACaatatcacatttctttcaaatCCTACTCAATCTAACTAATAAGAATCGATCATATAGCACATCATACATCAAAATTATACAAGAATTGAACATGGTAATTCATTCATCTCACCATTCTTACTAGCACAAGTGGGTTTTATCCCAAAACATCAAATTACCTAGAATCTTACATAGTTCATGTTCTACATGGTGATTCTAACACCTATACATGattaatttcatacaatttcacggATTAAACATAAACTCACTTCATAtaagatcatcaaatcataaattgCAACTTACCACAAGTGTATTAAGGCTAGATGATGAAGAATCCCCATTCATGCAAGAAATTAGCTTTAATTTCACCAATTCTTTCATCAATTTATGGGGTTTTGGGGGAGACCCCTTTCTTTTTCATATGTATGTGTATATTTCGACACATATACATCCACCCACATATAAAATGCAGGATTTTAATTAAGTTTCCCTACATTCCACTTTTGGTCCTTCTATTTTTGAGTCCTTGTTTATTTACAACCAATACCACAATTTCATTTAGGCTTAATAGTTACATATTCAACTAAGTTAAATAACTTAGTTAGTATATTTCAAACCCCAAATAAGAAAGCATTCTATCAAATTATAATttcgagttttggggcgttacacggTTCTTTAAGGAATCATATCATTTATAAACCGAGTTATACGAGCATGTGGTGTATTTAATCATGTTACTTGTATAGTGTCACAAGGTCGTTGGGTTATTCAACTATTTTATGTTTAATCATGTTAAATGAGTCATGTTTGGATATAACCACATCCTCAGGGTTGTTCAAAAAGCAGGTGGCTTGGAGTTCGCTCGAAACTTGCTTGGATTTAGTTTGGAAAAGGCTCACTTGATGTGGCTTGGTTTGAAAGTAAGTCGAGCTGGCTCGGCTGGTTAGAAAGCAAGCCTAGCTCGGCTTGATTACGCACCAagatggattggtttggtttggCTTAGATTATTTTacatttaatatattttattttatatacatataacATATTGTAAAAAAGTGGGTTAGCATTTAGGTGTGTGGTTGTATATCTATGACATGTTTGGGGGTTGATTTGGATCTAATGAATGTTATATGGTATTTCGTTAAAATCTGAAACTTATTTTATAATTTGTTGAACTTAATTTTGGCTTGTTGAACTTTTCTGAATATATTCTTTTGAACTATATAATGGTATTTTAGACTATTGAGTTTTGAAAGCTATAcattaactatttttttttttaaattcgggCCGAGCTAGCTCAAACTTAAATTTTCATCTTGTTTTCAAATCCGAACTGAGCTGAGCAAACTCAGTTTATAAACGAGCCGAGGCAGGGGTAAATGAACAACCGTACGAGTACCCACCCTATATTTATAACATGCATCATAACTCGTTTAACATAAGCCGATACTATTTATAACATGCATCATAACTCGTTTAACATAAGCCGATACTATTTGCCAATTATGGAAGAGTGATTTCATATGTTAAGATTTGGGCTGGAGCCTAAATATTTGGGCTTTAAAGGTTTCTGGCAGGCCGAGTATCAATTTGACTGTAGGACCCGACCCGGTTTAGCAGCAAGAAGGCAGTGGTGGCTTGCTTCCCAAGAAGGCACTGGAATAAATAGAGAAAACATCGTTAACCAACAACAGGCTAACGCAAAACAAGAAGGtacgtttcttcttcttcttattcaCTGCTTGATTCAACATTTAATTACGCCAAGATAAAATCTGTATATGTGGAAGCTAATTATGTATGTATGCGATTGCAGAGATCTATCATCCATCCGTTAAACTGAATCGAAGATGTTTCTAACCAGGTAATTAATAATGTATTTTCATTAGGAATCCGTCAGCCCCCCTTAAAATCATTATTTGAAGTAAATCGTGTGTATTATAGGACCGAGTATGACAGGGGTGTAAACACCTTCTCTCCGGAAGGGCGGTTGTTTCAGGTTGAATATGCCATTGAGGCCATTAAGGTACCAACATTTTCCACTTTTTTCttcttaatattattattattattaaatggcTTTTTATATGTTGGTCCAGTTGGGTTCCACAGCTATTGGGCTGAAGACCAAGGAAGGGGTTGTTCTTGCTGTTGAAAAGCGTATTACCTCCCCACTCTTGGTATGCCTGCCTATCTTACCCTCTCTATGTGTGTATGCTTTTCGATCATTCATCATTACCGCACAATTatgtaggattttttttttttttttttgaattgtgATAGAAATTTAAGCTTCTTTGTGCCATCTTCTGAATTTATATTCCCCTCATCTGTTTGGGTGTCATGGTTGCCTTACCTGGGTCAAATTTGAAACACGTTGAGCAGGTTTTGGTGATGCTAAATCACATAACGGGTCCAGATGGGTAACTACAGCCTATTATTGTAACGTGAATAACGGGTCAACTTCTAACGGCCTCCATGGGTGAGATATACCCCCTTGCCACAATTACCACACATTAGCCCTTTCTGGCCCTGTTTAACATATGAAATTTCCAAACTTAATCGAAATCTTTGCTTTTCTTTGGGAACCTTTGAACCAAATGGTGTTATAGTCTGTGATGGTTCGCAAAGTAGTTGAATGTGGAGACAAGGTTTTGAGGGGCCGGAAAGACGGTCTCTATCAGTCATCGGATTTTATGGTGGCGACAATGGTTACCACTGATGGTTAGTGTGGATGGTTTTGAGATGAGGAGATAGAAACGAGGTCGATTTTGATGTCAGTAGAgcgaagaaagaaaaaaaaagagcaACACAATTTGTAGGTGATGGAGACGTTGCCGGAGTGTTGGGACAGAGCCAAAACTTAGAGGGAAAGAGACTGAGCACAGCAAAGAAAGTTTGGAGGTTGGGATAGTAAAGCAAGATGCAAACTTAAACCAGAAAAAAACCTTATGGGCTGAGATTGTTTGTAAACATTAAACAACACGTATCCATTTTTGTCAAAACCCATTGTGACTCAAACCAAAATGGCTGCTTGAGATTTTTGTCCTGACCCGTTACTCTGCCTGACCTGACCCCCCCTGTTTTGCCATATCTACTTATCACTAATATTTTAAGTGCCTTTGCAATTATTTTGCCAATATGTATGTTCTTGTTACTTGCACTCATATATTTCTGCTATAAGCCTATCTGGTAATTGGTTGGTTCTACTACAGAGCTGCTTTTCTTTGAActgaaattatgattttttttatgcGTACTTGCATCTGTCTGCTTGATGGTGCTATTCTGAGCTGTTATTCTTATTTGATCTGAAAGAAAATCTGGATATGGATTTCCCATATATGAAATTATTAATAATCATAGCCACACTACCAAGTAGGACATTGCCTGCTAGGCCTGTGTGTTGATAAATTGTGGTTAGTATTTCAAGTTGTTTAGTATCTGGAGGTATGAGAGCAATACAAAATTTATGACATGTCGTATAATTGTAATTATGAATTGAGTCGAGGTTAAATCAGCATACAACTATTTGGTTTGTTCCTAGGTTTTGGTATTTCAGAAATTGGAAAACAAGAAGTCATATACCTTTTTATTTTGATTTCAATTGTTCGGTTTGATGGTATTGTTAGTGTTATGACGTTGCAGAAAGAAGTTTTAACAAATGGGTTGGTGGTTTTGACTAATATTATATACTGTGGGTAGAAACTTTTGTTGGAATTTACCGGGAAGAGTTGAGAACAATTCAGTTTACTGCTATTAAATCAACATTCCACATATTACTAACTGCAGGAACCTAGTAGTGTTGAGAAAATTATGGAAATCGATGAACACATTGGCTGTGCCATGAGTGGATTAATTGCAGATGCCCGAACACTAGTTGAACATGCACGGGTTGAGACTCAGGTGACCTTAGCATCAATAACTATATTGTTTACCAGGAATATGTTCTGCATTAATATTGATGTTTATTTTTTCTTTGTTTTAGAATCATAGGTTTTCCTATGGTGAGCCGATGACTGTTGAGTCAACCACCCAAGCTCTGTGTGATCTGGCACTGCGATTTGGTGAAGGAGATGAAGAATCCATGGTTGGTGATTCA encodes the following:
- the LOC110913075 gene encoding proteasome subunit alpha type-5 translates to MFLTRTEYDRGVNTFSPEGRLFQVEYAIEAIKLGSTAIGLKTKEGVVLAVEKRITSPLLEPSSVEKIMEIDEHIGCAMSGLIADARTLVEHARVETQNHRFSYGEPMTVESTTQALCDLALRFGEGDEESMSRPFGVSLLIAGHDENGPSLYYTDPSGTFWQCNAKAIGSGSEGADSSLQEQFNKDLSLKEAETIALSILKQVMEEKVTPNNVDIAKVAPTYHLYTPAEVEAVISRL